Proteins encoded in a region of the Panthera tigris isolate Pti1 chromosome B2, P.tigris_Pti1_mat1.1, whole genome shotgun sequence genome:
- the LOC102949243 gene encoding LOW QUALITY PROTEIN: nuclear transport factor 2-like (The sequence of the model RefSeq protein was modified relative to this genomic sequence to represent the inferred CDS: inserted 2 bases in 2 codons), with translation MGDKPIWEQTGSGFIRNYYQLADNNRLQLGTIGIDTSREGQQFLGQDAXVEKLSSXPFQKTQHGIAAQDHHPVPDSCIISMVVGQLKVGGGPTVGLHHTFLLKNINDAWVCSNGMIRLALRKLTSSPPSQALLLSPPPPLPDTIRILQMLQIPSPNEPCSGRGSRAHQPGVVRDVCMPDQVHLPEVCVGPAHASERLK, from the exons ATGGGAGACAAGCCAATTTGGGAGCAGACCGGATCTGGCTTCATTCGAAATTATTACCAGTTAGCTGATAACAACAGACTCCAACTAGGCACAATCGGTATCGACACATCACGGGAAGGACAACAATTCCTAGGGCAAGATG ATGTAGAGAAATTGTCTA CTCCGTTCCAGAAAACCCAGCACGGCATCGCGGCGCAAGACCATCATCCTGTGCCGGACAGTTGCATCATCAGCATGGTTGTGGGCCAGCTCAAGGTCGGTGGAGGCCCCACTGTGGGGCTCCACCACACGTTCCTACTAAAGAACATCAACGATGCTTGGGTTTGCAGCAACGGCATGATCAGGCTTGCCCTGCGCAAACTGacctcctccccccccagccAGGCGCTCTTgctgtctcctccccctcctcttcctgacACTATTCGCATTCTGCAGATGCTCCAAATCCCATCCCCAAACGAGCCCtgcagtgggagagggagccGGGCACACCAGCCAGGTGTCGTGCGGGATGTCTGCATGCCAGACCAGGTGCATCTGCCAGAAGTTTGTGTTGGACCGGCACATGCCTCGGAAAGACTTAAGTAA